In Thermococcus sp. M39, the following are encoded in one genomic region:
- the rfbC gene encoding dTDP-4-dehydrorhamnose 3,5-epimerase — protein sequence MPFEFKRLEIPDVILIKPKVFEDERGFFMETYKKPDFEKAGIKGEFVQDNHSKSKYGVLRGLHFQKEPYAQAKIVRCIRGVIYDVAVDLRKNSPTFGKYVGVILSEFNKYQLYIPRGFAHGFVVLSDVAEVVYKVDNVYAPDYEGGLIWNDPDVNIQWPIENPIVSKKDQKLPTLRELIEKNELF from the coding sequence ATGCCGTTCGAATTCAAAAGGTTGGAAATTCCCGATGTGATTTTAATTAAGCCTAAGGTCTTTGAAGACGAGCGTGGATTCTTTATGGAGACTTACAAAAAGCCTGACTTTGAAAAAGCTGGAATAAAGGGAGAATTTGTTCAGGATAACCACTCAAAGTCTAAGTATGGTGTTCTTAGAGGTTTGCACTTTCAGAAGGAGCCTTATGCTCAGGCAAAAATAGTAAGATGTATAAGGGGAGTTATCTATGATGTTGCCGTCGATTTAAGGAAAAATTCACCAACATTTGGGAAATACGTAGGAGTTATTCTTTCAGAATTCAATAAATATCAGCTTTACATCCCGAGGGGCTTCGCTCATGGGTTTGTTGTTCTGAGTGATGTTGCTGAAGTTGTTTATAAGGTGGATAACGTTTATGCTCCGGATTATGAAGGGGGCTTAATATGGAACGACCCGGATGTTAATATTCAGTGGCCCATTGAGAATCCGATAGTCTCGAAGAAAGATCAAAAACTGCCAACTTTGAGAGAGTTAATTGAGAAGAATGAGCTGTTTTAG
- a CDS encoding glucose-1-phosphate thymidylyltransferase, which translates to MKALILSGGHGTRLRPLTYSQQKQLIPVANKPVLFYAIEDVIEAGIHDIGIIVGPNKDQVIETVKSVDWDADIEFIYQGEPKGLAHAIKVARDYLGDDDFVMYLGDNILREGIVRHLEHFKKGNFDASILLCEVDNPQRFGVAELSEDGKTIKRLIEKPKVPPSNLALVGIYFFKPVVHEAVDNIKPSWRNELEITDAIQWLIDHGYKVGWTKVEHWWKDTGKPEDILDANRLILDDIERDIRVETKARIIGRVIIEEGPEIDENTVIKGPAIIGKNCKLKNAYIGPYTSIGDNCIIENTEIEDSVILEGAEIRCGGRIVESLIGRNVKILEQNNHPIGRRLIIGDNSQLTL; encoded by the coding sequence ATGAAGGCGTTAATACTTTCTGGTGGACACGGAACTAGGTTGAGGCCTTTGACTTATTCTCAGCAGAAGCAACTGATTCCTGTTGCTAATAAACCGGTTCTCTTCTATGCTATTGAGGATGTCATAGAGGCAGGGATTCATGATATTGGAATCATTGTTGGGCCCAACAAGGATCAAGTGATTGAAACTGTAAAAAGCGTCGATTGGGATGCAGATATTGAATTCATTTATCAGGGAGAGCCGAAAGGTCTTGCACATGCGATAAAAGTTGCGAGGGATTACCTCGGTGATGATGATTTTGTGATGTATCTTGGTGATAACATCCTTAGGGAAGGCATCGTAAGGCATTTGGAGCATTTTAAAAAGGGCAATTTTGATGCGAGCATCTTGCTCTGTGAGGTTGACAACCCCCAAAGGTTTGGTGTGGCTGAGCTTAGTGAAGATGGGAAGACGATAAAACGCTTAATAGAAAAGCCAAAAGTTCCCCCGAGCAATTTGGCCTTAGTGGGAATTTACTTCTTCAAACCAGTAGTTCATGAAGCAGTTGACAACATAAAACCCTCATGGAGAAATGAGCTTGAAATTACAGATGCAATTCAATGGTTAATTGATCACGGCTACAAAGTGGGGTGGACAAAAGTTGAGCACTGGTGGAAAGATACAGGAAAGCCCGAGGACATTTTGGATGCAAACAGATTGATTTTGGATGACATCGAGAGGGACATAAGAGTAGAAACTAAGGCAAGAATCATTGGAAGAGTGATTATTGAGGAAGGACCTGAGATTGATGAGAATACCGTTATCAAAGGCCCAGCGATAATTGGAAAGAACTGTAAGCTCAAAAACGCTTACATTGGGCCTTACACGAGTATAGGCGACAACTGTATAATTGAAAACACAGAGATTGAAGATTCTGTGATTTTAGAGGGAGCCGAGATTAGATGCGGCGGAAGGATAGTTGAAAGCTTAATTGGGAGAAATGTGAAGATTTTAGAGCAGAACAATCACCCGATTGGAAGAAGATTAATAATTGGAGACAATTCACAACTGACGCTTTGA
- a CDS encoding type II toxin-antitoxin system VapC family toxin: MKSKKKSRTSGKSSSSEVLLIDTSVLIDHFKKRTHLELWGNAISTVTLLEFLRGVPGEERRKAFLRELRKLFKIEEIDDPVVLTYCKLYRALKRNGELIEDADLLIAATAIAKGYTLWTKNIRHFERLEKFGLKLFKG; encoded by the coding sequence ATGAAATCGAAAAAGAAGTCGAGGACTTCAGGAAAAAGTTCAAGTTCAGAGGTTCTTCTCATTGACACCTCAGTTTTAATTGACCACTTCAAAAAGAGGACACATTTAGAGCTCTGGGGAAATGCTATTTCGACGGTCACTCTTTTGGAGTTTTTAAGAGGTGTACCGGGCGAAGAAAGGCGTAAAGCGTTTCTCAGGGAGCTGCGGAAGCTGTTTAAAATAGAAGAGATTGATGATCCTGTTGTTTTAACGTACTGTAAATTATACCGAGCCTTGAAGCGTAATGGTGAGCTGATTGAAGACGCTGATCTTTTGATTGCCGCTACTGCAATCGCTAAAGGTTACACTTTGTGGACTAAAAACATAAGGCATTTTGAACGTTTAGAAAAGTTTGGTTTAAAACTTTTTAAAGGATAA
- the rfbB gene encoding dTDP-glucose 4,6-dehydratase — translation MKILVTGGAGFIGSNFIHYILEKHEDWEVINLDKLGYGSNLANLKDIEGDERYTFVKGDINDFELVKEIIKKVDAVVNFAAESVAENEFVAIHRHGRIRLVTFGELFEELSKTNKVIKDGKHEIIDVSGKNIKVLSFYNGYGAWFPLKKVIRHYYKGRLLCLRQKWGEIYVTPNHSVYDVFGNLVSAESNPELLAIRRINYYPHEHKFKSHISARAEGNGHLRVTLDKVYTGKKLEALLRLLAAYISEGNATYNKANGSYSVVINNRDKDWLKLLAEDYMLISNGSYSITKRKDTVYQLELKSKEFYQMCINLCGKSAPEKRLPDFIYGLDRKYQMLFWETLLKGDGTYRKWSRDKTAEYTTVSRRLAAGLGLLLALMGIDYTYYISKPRRGNYTSYTIRTRLFYNVSTGKRELIEVEYEGYVYDLEVEKSHNFIAGVGNIVAHNTHVDRSISSPYAFIESNVLGVYTVLEAIRKENPEINAVFVSTDEVYGDIIEGSFTEDDRLMPSSPYSASKVAGDMLVLGYARTYNLNASITRCTNNYGPYQFPEKLIPKTIIRASMDLKIPIYGTGQNVRDWLYVLDHCEAVELVLEKGEKREVYNISAGEEKTNLEVVKTILRLMGKDEDLIEFVEDRPGHDIRYSLDSTKIREQLGWKPKHKFEEGIKKTVEWYLSNEWWRPLVNEKVLHPTPWKLRW, via the coding sequence ATGAAAATATTGGTAACTGGTGGTGCAGGATTCATTGGGAGCAATTTCATACATTACATTTTAGAAAAGCACGAGGACTGGGAAGTAATAAATTTAGACAAGCTTGGCTACGGTTCAAACTTGGCAAATTTGAAAGATATTGAAGGCGATGAAAGATACACATTCGTTAAGGGAGATATAAACGATTTTGAGCTTGTCAAGGAGATTATAAAGAAGGTTGATGCTGTTGTGAACTTCGCTGCTGAGAGTGTTGCAGAAAATGAGTTTGTAGCAATTCATAGGCATGGTAGAATTAGACTTGTTACTTTTGGAGAGTTATTTGAAGAGCTTAGCAAGACTAACAAAGTAATAAAAGATGGGAAACATGAGATAATTGACGTTTCAGGGAAGAATATCAAGGTGTTGTCATTCTATAACGGTTATGGGGCATGGTTTCCCTTGAAGAAGGTTATCAGACACTACTACAAAGGAAGACTTCTTTGCTTACGTCAAAAATGGGGAGAAATTTATGTTACTCCAAATCACTCTGTGTATGATGTGTTTGGGAACCTTGTTAGTGCAGAATCGAATCCTGAGCTTTTGGCAATTAGGAGGATAAACTATTATCCCCACGAACATAAGTTCAAGAGCCATATCTCAGCTCGTGCTGAGGGAAATGGACACTTAAGGGTAACTCTTGACAAAGTGTATACTGGGAAGAAACTAGAAGCCCTCCTAAGACTGCTCGCTGCTTATATTTCAGAGGGAAACGCAACCTACAACAAGGCAAATGGGTCATATTCTGTGGTTATAAACAACAGAGACAAAGATTGGCTGAAGCTATTGGCTGAAGATTATATGCTAATTTCGAATGGCTCATATTCAATCACAAAACGAAAGGATACTGTTTATCAGTTGGAACTAAAGAGCAAAGAATTTTATCAAATGTGTATAAACCTATGTGGCAAGAGTGCTCCAGAAAAAAGACTTCCAGATTTTATTTATGGTTTAGATAGAAAATACCAGATGCTATTCTGGGAAACGTTATTGAAAGGAGATGGGACATATAGAAAGTGGTCAAGGGACAAAACGGCTGAATACACAACGGTTTCAAGGAGATTAGCGGCAGGTTTGGGTTTGCTCTTGGCGTTGATGGGTATTGATTATACCTATTATATAAGTAAACCAAGAAGAGGGAACTACACCTCCTACACGATTAGAACAAGGCTGTTTTATAATGTTTCCACTGGAAAGAGGGAATTAATTGAGGTTGAGTACGAGGGTTATGTGTATGACTTAGAAGTTGAGAAGTCCCATAATTTCATCGCCGGTGTTGGAAATATAGTAGCCCACAACACTCATGTGGATAGAAGCATCTCAAGCCCTTATGCATTTATTGAGAGCAACGTTCTGGGTGTTTACACCGTTTTGGAGGCTATAAGGAAGGAAAACCCGGAGATAAATGCTGTTTTTGTCTCGACAGATGAGGTATACGGAGATATAATCGAAGGTTCCTTTACTGAAGACGATAGATTAATGCCCTCTTCTCCATATTCGGCAAGCAAAGTTGCAGGTGATATGTTAGTTTTGGGCTACGCAAGAACTTATAATCTGAATGCTTCGATAACAAGATGCACTAACAACTACGGCCCTTACCAGTTCCCTGAAAAGCTCATCCCGAAAACAATAATCAGAGCAAGCATGGATCTTAAAATACCAATTTACGGCACAGGCCAAAACGTTAGGGACTGGCTTTACGTTTTGGATCACTGTGAGGCAGTTGAGCTTGTCTTAGAAAAAGGCGAGAAGAGAGAAGTTTACAACATTTCAGCTGGAGAAGAGAAGACCAACCTCGAAGTCGTGAAAACCATCTTAAGGCTTATGGGCAAGGATGAGGATTTAATAGAGTTCGTTGAAGACAGGCCGGGACATGATATACGGTATAGCCTTGATTCAACTAAGATTAGGGAACAGCTTGGCTGGAAGCCAAAGCACAAGTTCGAAGAAGGAATCAAAAAGACAGTTGAGTGGTATCTGAGCAATGAGTGGTGGAGGCCGTTAGTTAATGAGAAAGTTCTCCATCCAACGCCGTGGAAGCTGAGGTGGTAG